A DNA window from Microcystis aeruginosa NIES-843 contains the following coding sequences:
- a CDS encoding lipase family protein — protein MAATNPKSVFDWLQEDAATHNMVSWSTQFPERGKISEGTNTGITILQNLKDTSNRSLLEFLTQEIPSQSDQPIEIITTGHSLGGALSPVMALWLYENQATWNPTGKQITVNTQFSAGATPGDKTFSDYYGNTEPGLNQSSRLWNSLDIVPHAWNIEQLQQIPTLYQSCNIPKSSRIALLVNSQIQKVKNCNYLALNPSTFAMKGECGVFPQPQTTPLKQFLQEAYFQHIQAYFNLLEIDWPLTENVANALTLTDQDLDDIATKLS, from the coding sequence ATCGCTGCTACGAATCCGAAATCAGTTTTTGACTGGTTACAGGAGGATGCTGCTACCCATAACATGGTTTCCTGGTCAACGCAATTCCCCGAACGCGGAAAAATTTCGGAAGGAACAAATACCGGAATTACTATTCTGCAAAACCTGAAAGATACCTCTAACCGCTCCCTGTTAGAATTTTTGACCCAGGAAATTCCCAGCCAATCTGACCAACCTATTGAAATCATTACCACCGGCCATAGTTTAGGTGGTGCATTATCTCCAGTAATGGCATTATGGCTGTACGAAAATCAAGCAACTTGGAACCCTACTGGTAAACAAATCACCGTCAATACCCAATTTTCTGCCGGAGCAACCCCAGGGGATAAAACCTTTTCTGATTACTACGGAAATACGGAGCCAGGTCTCAATCAAAGCAGCCGACTATGGAATAGTTTGGATATTGTTCCCCATGCTTGGAATATTGAGCAATTACAGCAGATTCCTACCCTGTATCAATCTTGTAATATTCCTAAATCTTCGAGAATTGCACTATTAGTTAATAGTCAAATTCAGAAAGTGAAAAACTGCAATTATCTCGCCTTAAATCCCAGCACTTTTGCCATGAAAGGTGAATGTGGCGTTTTTCCTCAACCGCAAACAACTCCCCTGAAGCAATTTCTGCAAGAAGCCTATTTTCAGCATATCCAAGCTTATTTCAATCTTCTGGAAATTGACTGGCCGCTGACAGAAAATGTGGCTAATGCTCTCACGCTAACGGATCAAGATTTAGATGATATTGCCACTAAGTTAAGCTAA
- a CDS encoding jacalin-like lectin gives MAALANMNLIGVPHAVELISGIGVGFNCFTGKQMTNALAANPTIQNLGTNSQSFFKICYSAEDFNNTVTNSLGVSAQISLKKASNDSSSGSDSSSGSDSGSGSGSSSDSSSTFSDPSVSSTLSLSNALSINDTSVSVIVYARVENIHQALSQCQLNSSITVPTTPSECLNFYQQYGDSFVSELTEGAEYVAVFVFSCQTKEDQRSLQAALTAQVTVNVCDHISPTLGANLTAGITETLNNTTVRCQIYQSLVGSSASLPTFANSSDVSQFVSNIVSTAQNLNANTPVVFDFAVTGYETLFGSSLSASFMNIAANRQIYLDCIAPTLTSLGYLASKYQWIATAYQAYKYSGDTTFSTNQKQLNSDISNVNSWISSIAANPTQTPSIASSINPPLSLMNGIPVFNYLVPTQPLFGDTSNEPFQDIDVGSEVSTSSSTSTSTTALNAGINGSIYGHNSPTASGTYSQATSQTTGIATAISNIPVLYMITVWGNNNVAQFYASYNTLNYTNPFAHGAANVSSCSGATLFLTATNQDDGVDSLKNQVYIDKMSGQISNGVITQLSFTDSASHSITQPTSTSGSSFSWSLPAAATLIGFQGYCNSSNLLGLQPICIIVQPAKWLAPSIETQPFVNTLPVSTLGVGYNSFLGSALPNSALNSSACTSVDQGAQSEVIMKICASRQSLSETLSKTRGFSIGIPGFKLSHTKTKTKTIQVTDTDVTLVLITRVVTSSPVYTQCNLSPTLANLTTEQLFTEYGDSFVCATVNGGLYVAVFVFQCDSSAVQETVQKTLSASASIKSASLDASLSSDVSNAQSSKGVNLICYQQVIGSSSFSLPSMTGNAETDAEALVQTASQFSASHVDTPWLLSFTTMGYEGLLPASALSSFQPIVTNRQTYQLQVAPTLTQLYGIWSEIENILQIYTTYNYYADPNIGFPIRGQQQMVYNAIQELTAWLTDVAANPQQAATSPTDGSCDPLDIIAKGTPSLNYSITITPCNSSSNRLSPLWGNNNSVSFQDICAGQPFFNSNTAFNGNYPGNSTPTPLCLKDLPKIAAVQLHGGDYVDQLSTIYSYQAGAQTFSHGGSGGGPCFNLNLAVDEFISSVSGTCGDYINQLTFQTTSSQDYTFPLSPSSTGNTISWTAADNQILLGFQGSSGDYLNQLQLIVLSLSPAKWAAPLLDDLSSPLPCLPITTVGIGFNSFSNSAMPNGALDLSSLTIGDQNATGKQWYQVCSSGESLSKTLKYAIGGGADDDSFHRKVTRTAKVSNLSVTVVIYASHEKTSPIINGTPQLSSSAQSLFSSSPTQFYSAYGDSYVSSAVLGMEYIALFVFECSTVSEQQSVLNSLSAQGVVPSDPPITLSANLAKNITQAVSSLTLDFYAYQVIRGSDTPLPNPFNSTGSSSSSSSSSQGAAPLMKALNPEISKLSLPYATSSTSTSDPANSVTVTNVIQSLLAFANGLSANNVTGSGIALSYTTAGYENLVSETSNWQFLASNRPVADAINSYLGTLATINNQMQIVDDLYQRYNYTGDATFAANCGQLKSDYQALRSQQISLFQNPFTASSYPTQPQSITNGVPTANWSIVTGPIWGNDASADFWDINSSIAIGCETINGSTVTTATSSNNSSNPTPLPLSQLPLLISVSIWGGDYVNQIGTTYQSLNGTQQFAHGKGTVNAWPALNLSKGEFITEITVIYGDYVNAVQFSTNYGQTSLLAPASCDSASVATWSVPGNCTLIGFQGSSGDYLNQLQPVCLSFSPASWSSISADPVQWVGNYTQTTYSKWATPPNLTISLNTESSSVQVYLSGSLINGWTFDPSTNVLSWTATGGNISSASLTFSTNSNGQQSFTGTLQWVAPETPCSGPYSGVAVA, from the coding sequence ATGGCTGCGCTTGCAAATATGAATCTTATTGGCGTTCCTCATGCCGTTGAATTAATCAGCGGTATCGGCGTTGGTTTTAATTGTTTTACTGGCAAGCAGATGACGAATGCTTTGGCAGCCAATCCAACAATTCAAAACTTAGGCACTAATTCCCAAAGTTTTTTTAAGATTTGTTATTCGGCTGAAGATTTTAATAATACCGTTACCAATTCCTTAGGCGTTTCGGCGCAGATTAGCTTAAAAAAAGCCAGCAATGATTCCAGTTCTGGTTCCGATTCTAGTTCTGGTTCCGATTCTGGTTCTGGTTCTGGTTCCAGTTCCGATTCTAGTTCTACCTTTAGCGACCCTTCAGTAAGTTCAACTCTGAGCCTATCTAATGCCTTGTCTATCAATGATACTTCCGTCAGTGTTATTGTTTATGCACGGGTTGAGAACATTCATCAGGCGCTGAGTCAATGCCAGTTAAACAGTAGCATTACTGTACCGACAACGCCAAGTGAATGCTTGAACTTTTATCAACAGTATGGCGATAGTTTTGTGTCTGAATTGACGGAAGGGGCGGAGTATGTGGCAGTTTTTGTTTTTTCTTGCCAAACCAAAGAAGACCAGCGCAGTTTACAGGCGGCATTGACAGCACAGGTGACAGTGAATGTTTGTGATCATATTTCGCCAACGCTGGGCGCTAATTTGACTGCTGGCATAACAGAAACCCTGAACAATACCACCGTGCGTTGTCAGATTTATCAATCTTTAGTTGGTAGCAGCGCTAGTTTGCCGACCTTTGCCAATAGTTCAGATGTGAGTCAATTTGTCTCTAATATAGTTTCAACTGCACAAAACTTGAACGCCAATACGCCAGTGGTGTTTGATTTTGCGGTAACTGGCTATGAAACCCTGTTTGGCAGCAGTTTAAGCGCCTCGTTTATGAATATTGCGGCTAACCGACAGATTTATCTTGATTGTATTGCTCCGACCCTGACAAGTTTAGGGTATCTTGCCAGCAAATATCAGTGGATTGCTACTGCGTATCAGGCTTATAAATATAGCGGCGATACCACGTTTAGCACCAACCAAAAGCAGTTAAATAGCGATATAAGTAACGTCAATAGCTGGATTAGCAGTATTGCGGCGAACCCAACACAAACGCCGAGCATTGCTAGTTCAATTAATCCGCCACTGAGTTTAATGAACGGCATACCGGTATTTAATTATTTAGTACCGACGCAACCGCTGTTTGGGGATACCAGTAACGAGCCGTTTCAGGATATTGATGTCGGCTCTGAGGTGAGTACCTCGAGCAGCACCAGTACCAGCACAACAGCGCTAAATGCAGGGATTAATGGCTCAATTTATGGTCATAACAGCCCAACCGCTTCGGGTACTTATTCGCAAGCCACCAGCCAAACTACGGGCATAGCGACGGCGATATCGAATATTCCGGTGCTTTATATGATTACCGTTTGGGGCAATAACAATGTCGCCCAGTTTTATGCCTCTTACAACACACTAAACTATACTAATCCATTTGCTCATGGCGCTGCTAATGTGTCTTCATGTAGTGGCGCAACCCTGTTTTTAACTGCTACTAATCAGGATGATGGTGTCGATAGCTTGAAGAATCAGGTGTATATCGACAAGATGAGCGGTCAAATCTCCAACGGCGTGATTACTCAGTTGAGTTTTACCGACAGTGCTAGTCACAGCATCACCCAACCGACAAGCACCAGTGGTAGCAGTTTTAGCTGGAGTTTGCCAGCAGCAGCGACGCTGATTGGCTTTCAGGGTTATTGCAACAGCAGTAATCTCCTCGGCTTGCAGCCAATTTGCATTATCGTACAGCCAGCAAAATGGTTAGCGCCATCGATTGAGACGCAACCGTTTGTCAATACGCTGCCAGTCAGCACCTTGGGCGTGGGCTATAATTCTTTTCTTGGCAGTGCTTTGCCGAATTCCGCACTAAACAGCAGCGCCTGTACCAGCGTTGACCAGGGGGCGCAAAGCGAAGTCATTATGAAAATTTGCGCCAGTCGCCAGTCATTATCGGAAACTTTGAGCAAAACCAGGGGATTTTCCATTGGCATACCAGGCTTTAAATTGAGCCACACCAAAACCAAAACCAAAACCATTCAAGTAACCGATACCGATGTGACGCTGGTGCTGATTACCCGTGTGGTGACATCGAGTCCGGTTTATACGCAATGCAACCTATCTCCCACGTTGGCTAATTTAACCACAGAGCAATTGTTCACTGAATATGGCGATTCATTTGTCTGCGCTACGGTTAACGGCGGATTGTATGTGGCGGTATTTGTGTTTCAATGCGATAGTAGCGCCGTACAGGAAACGGTGCAAAAAACCCTGAGTGCCAGTGCGTCGATTAAATCGGCCTCTCTCGATGCCAGTTTAAGTTCCGATGTGAGCAATGCCCAAAGTTCCAAAGGTGTTAATCTGATCTGTTACCAACAGGTTATCGGTAGCAGTAGTTTCTCTTTACCAAGTATGACTGGCAATGCCGAAACCGATGCGGAGGCTTTGGTGCAGACGGCCAGCCAGTTTTCTGCCAGCCATGTAGATACGCCTTGGCTGCTGTCATTTACCACGATGGGCTATGAAGGGCTGTTACCCGCCTCGGCTTTGAGCAGCTTCCAACCGATAGTTACCAACCGCCAGACTTATCAACTACAAGTCGCGCCTACTCTGACGCAGCTTTATGGCATTTGGTCTGAGATTGAGAACATCCTCCAGATTTATACGACTTACAATTACTACGCAGACCCTAATATTGGCTTTCCCATCAGGGGACAGCAACAAATGGTCTATAACGCGATCCAAGAATTGACCGCCTGGCTGACTGATGTTGCCGCCAATCCGCAACAGGCCGCTACCTCCCCTACTGACGGTTCCTGCGATCCCCTTGACATTATTGCCAAAGGGACTCCCAGCCTTAATTACAGCATAACCATCACCCCCTGTAACAGCAGCAGCAATCGATTATCGCCGCTGTGGGGCAACAATAATTCGGTGTCCTTTCAGGATATTTGCGCCGGACAGCCATTTTTCAACAGTAATACAGCCTTTAATGGCAATTATCCAGGGAACAGTACGCCGACACCACTTTGTTTAAAAGACTTGCCCAAGATCGCTGCTGTTCAGTTACATGGCGGCGATTATGTTGATCAGCTATCAACCATTTACAGTTATCAGGCTGGGGCCCAAACCTTTAGCCATGGCGGAAGTGGTGGCGGACCTTGTTTTAATCTGAATCTAGCCGTTGATGAATTTATCAGCAGCGTTAGTGGGACTTGCGGCGATTATATCAATCAACTCACATTCCAAACCACAAGCTCCCAAGACTATACGTTCCCGCTATCACCCTCCAGCACTGGTAACACAATTAGCTGGACTGCGGCAGATAATCAAATTTTGCTAGGTTTTCAAGGTTCCTCCGGCGATTATCTCAATCAGTTGCAATTGATTGTCCTGAGTCTCAGTCCAGCCAAATGGGCAGCCCCCCTACTGGATGACCTCTCCTCCCCCTTGCCTTGTCTTCCCATCACAACCGTGGGAATTGGCTTTAACAGCTTTAGCAACAGCGCTATGCCCAATGGTGCCTTGGATTTATCATCCCTGACTATCGGCGATCAAAACGCTACTGGCAAGCAGTGGTATCAAGTCTGTTCCTCTGGTGAAAGTTTGTCAAAGACGCTGAAATATGCGATCGGCGGCGGTGCTGACGATGATTCCTTCCATCGTAAAGTTACGCGCACGGCGAAGGTGAGCAATCTATCCGTAACGGTGGTGATCTATGCCTCCCATGAAAAAACCAGCCCGATCATTAATGGCACACCGCAATTAAGCAGTAGCGCACAAAGCTTGTTTAGCAGTTCACCGACGCAGTTTTATAGTGCCTATGGCGATAGCTATGTCTCTTCGGCAGTGTTGGGTATGGAATATATTGCCCTGTTTGTTTTTGAGTGCAGCACTGTTTCGGAACAGCAATCAGTCCTCAACAGTTTAAGCGCTCAGGGAGTGGTGCCAAGTGATCCGCCCATCACTTTAAGCGCTAATCTTGCCAAAAATATTACTCAGGCGGTGTCTTCACTAACCCTTGATTTCTACGCTTACCAGGTGATACGCGGCAGTGATACGCCCCTGCCCAATCCATTTAACAGCACCGGCAGTTCCAGCAGTTCCAGCAGTTCCAGCCAAGGCGCAGCACCGTTAATGAAGGCCTTGAATCCTGAAATCAGTAAGTTATCCCTTCCCTACGCCACCAGCAGCACCTCGACCAGCGATCCTGCTAACAGCGTCACTGTAACCAATGTAATCCAAAGTCTCCTGGCATTTGCCAATGGCTTGAGTGCCAATAACGTTACTGGTTCAGGCATCGCCCTCAGTTATACCACCGCTGGTTATGAGAATCTGGTTAGTGAAACCAGTAACTGGCAATTTCTCGCCAGTAATCGCCCAGTCGCTGATGCCATTAACAGCTATCTGGGTACTCTGGCCACTATCAATAACCAGATGCAGATTGTTGACGATTTGTATCAACGTTATAACTACACTGGCGATGCCACTTTTGCCGCAAACTGTGGGCAGTTGAAAAGTGATTATCAGGCGTTGCGATCGCAACAGATTAGTTTGTTTCAAAATCCGTTTACTGCCTCCTCCTACCCAACACAACCTCAAAGTATTACTAATGGTGTACCTACGGCTAACTGGTCAATCGTTACCGGACCAATCTGGGGTAATGATGCAAGCGCCGATTTCTGGGATATTAACAGTTCAATCGCGATCGGCTGCGAAACCATCAATGGCAGTACTGTAACCACAGCAACGAGCAGCAACAACAGCAGTAACCCGACACCACTCCCGTTGAGCCAACTACCGCTGTTGATTTCTGTTTCAATTTGGGGTGGTGATTATGTCAACCAAATTGGCACAACTTACCAATCCCTCAACGGGACCCAACAGTTTGCCCATGGCAAAGGCACTGTGAATGCCTGGCCAGCACTCAACTTGAGCAAAGGAGAATTTATTACCGAAATCACTGTCATCTATGGTGATTATGTGAACGCAGTTCAATTCAGCACCAACTATGGCCAAACCTCCTTGCTTGCACCTGCCAGTTGTGATTCAGCTTCCGTTGCCACTTGGAGTGTTCCTGGGAACTGCACTCTCATCGGCTTTCAAGGCAGCAGCGGCGATTATCTGAATCAATTGCAACCGGTGTGTCTGAGTTTTTCGCCTGCTAGTTGGTCGTCCATTTCGGCGGACCCAGTGCAATGGGTCGGAAATTATACGCAAACTACCTATTCGAAGTGGGCAACCCCGCCGAATTTAACGATCAGCCTAAATACGGAATCGTCTAGTGTTCAAGTATATCTTAGTGGTTCTCTGATTAATGGTTGGACTTTTGATCCTTCTACTAACGTGCTAAGTTGGACTGCCACAGGGGGAAATATCTCATCGGCAAGCTTAACTTTTTCCACTAATAGTAACGGTCAGCAGAGCTTTACCGGAACTTTGCAATGGGTTGCCCCAGAAACCCCTTGTTCGGGTCCTTATTCGGGAGTAGCGGTTGCTTAA
- a CDS encoding lipase, producing MPTYDQQQTLFCLSMFANISNSEKVITDLANPTVQGKIGQWTILWGPVIYYHDPKNQNWDNIMYVAKGENAETNNPQ from the coding sequence ATGCCTACTTACGATCAACAACAAACGCTTTTCTGTCTTTCCATGTTCGCTAATATCAGTAATAGCGAGAAAGTTATTACAGATTTAGCCAATCCTACGGTTCAAGGAAAAATTGGTCAATGGACAATTCTTTGGGGTCCTGTTATTTATTATCATGATCCTAAAAATCAGAACTGGGATAATATTATGTATGTGGCGAAGGGAGAAAATGCCGAAACCAATAACCCTCAATAG